A single region of the Epinephelus moara isolate mb chromosome 16, YSFRI_EMoa_1.0, whole genome shotgun sequence genome encodes:
- the LOC126403161 gene encoding uncharacterized protein LOC126403161 → MFKMRFGVALAFIAIVVCARLLECTTTCQMANQNDYVEGDCPVKLTPVLPQDSTMIYSECVTVRVWMKAEDFSKSPKIEILSKYKDVIWPTLKQRKRQKHDNEKKRRVVKCDRGVAEPHSNTTFAAWELVHDCIKTEANHVVSVSYITTSLSCSVSYTVPDPIPDFDLSVNQSSKSISVTVEPGDKVHARWCYQRTAWNCGAPSPRITIDPSQSRSAVLDIPYLLPCVCVQVYYTRTDSRRHIKCPFQSLTDFRDVWPSSEVTLYESSLKWSSECPASDLNVSASLCWRQNEHLCIPVLNSTLQDEDDGTNLIYDTSAVDKHPQMCVQFSLPGSHNIYCPFHPDMSSWEVYIRPGRQSVFLYLTSNVPAKFSAQLCVLTNSGCTPMGQVHSVIMGGNMTELRINVPLTSFLAEKPCVQVWQSDPALRGRRILCPDYTHNRWGMYAVAALVFVVIVVLLGIFIHHLTKNGAAGLLCIQEPVLLVCSSEQSAHVSAVCALASILQGELSAAVHMALWAQTSQAKAGIGTGTGVADLGPLPWLYGQWEAVRKAQGRVLIVWSPDARKMYEKWREERANMGKTERKEEGYGKAEVRHENMTEEDLKLNGRRLGKWKKDKAAGKKDYKIRDDKDLYTQREPSSVITPVFTAALACLEGALQEGKYQGVALVYFQGLCHSRDIPKAFRGVPRYCLPQDFRGLIQELGGMRRRIKTGKFRWHCWPRLLSKVMSIWLARQLAQRLQTLLPQTHREKMQRLRVT, encoded by the exons ATGTTTAAAATGCGTTTTGGCGTCGCGCTGGCATTCATCGCCATCGTGGTGTGTGCGCGGCTGCTGGAATGCACCACAACATGTCAG ATGGCAAATCAAAATG ATTATGTTGAGGGAGACTGTCCTGTGAAACTGACCCCAGTCCTGCCCCAGGACTCTACGATGATTTACTCTGAATGCGTCACTGTCCGTGTTTGGATGAAGGCTGAGG ACTTCTCTAAAAGCCCGAAGATTGAAATCCTCTCAAAATATAAAGATGTAATTTGGCCTACTTTGAAACAAAGGAAACGGCAAAAG CatgacaatgaaaaaaaacgCAGGGTTGTCAAGTGTGACAGGGGTGTCGCAGAACCACACAGCAACACTACTTTTGCTGCG TGGGAGCTGGTACACGATTGTATCAAGACTGAAGCAAACCACGTTGTTTCTGTGTCCTACATCACTACATCATTGAGCTGCAGCGTCAGTTACACAGTTCCAG ATCCTATACCAGACTTTGATCTGTCTGTGAACCAGTCGTCTAAATCCATCTCTGTCACTGTGGAGCCTGGAGACAAAGTCCACGCCAGATGGTGTTACCAAAGAACTGCATGGAACTGCGGAGCACCTTCCCCCCGGATTACT ATCGATCCGTCTCAGTCTCGATCAGCTGTTCTTGACATCCCTTACCTGCTgccctgcgtgtgtgtgcag GTATACTACACCCGCACAGATTCCCGCCGACACATAAAGTGCCCGTTTCAGAGCCTCACAG ATTTCAGAGATGTGTGGCCCTCCTCTGAAGTCACACTGTATGAGTCAAGTTTGAAGTGGAGCTCGGAGTGTCCTGCCAGCGACCTGAAcgtctctgcctccctctgctGGAGGCAAAACGAACACCTCTGCATACCTGTGCTCAACTCCACACTGCAGGACGAGGACGATGGAACAAACCTG ATATACGACACATCTGCAGTGGACAAACACCCTCagatgtgtgtgcag ttttctcTACCAGGCAGCCATAATATCTATTGTCCCTTCCATCCTG ATATGTCTTCATGGGAGGTGTATATCAGACCAGGCAGGCAGAGTGTCTTTTTGTATCTCACCTCTAATGTTCCTGCAAAGTTCTCAGCTCAACTGTGCGTCCTTACTAACAGTGGATGTACGCCCATGGGGCAGGTCCACTCAGTGATAATG GGAGGGAATATGACTGAGCTGAGGATAAACGTGCCTCTCACAAGCTTTCTTGCCGAGAAGCCATGTGTGCAG GTGTGGCAATCGGATCCTGCTCTTCGTGGTAGGAGAATTCTGTGCCCAGACT ACACGCACAATCGATGGGGGATGTATGCTGTGGCAGCTTTAGTGTTTGTGGTTATTGTTGTGTTACTGGGAATTTTCATCCACCATCTCACCAAGAATGGAGCTGCAG GTTTGCTCTGTATCCAGGAGCCAGTGTTGCTGGTGTGCTCATCGGAGCAGTCAGCCCACGTGTCTGCCGTGTGTGCATTAGCCTCTATCCTGCAGGGGGAGCTAAGTGCTGCGGTGCACATGGCTTTATGGGCTCAAACCTCACAAGCAAAGGCTGGGATTGGGACTGGGACTGGAGTGGCAGATCTGGGTCCACTCCCCTGGCTGTACGGGCAGTGGGAAGCTGTGCGTAAGGCACAAGGAAGAGTGCTGATTGTTTGGAGTCCTGATGCCAGAAAGATGTATGAGaagtggagggaggagagggcaAACATGGGTAAGactgagagaaaagaggagggtTACGGCAAAGCAGAGGTGAGACATGAGAACATGACAGAAGAGGATTTGAAATTAAATGGAAGAAGATtgggaaaatggaaaaaagacaaagctgcaggaaaaaaagattataaaatacGTGATGATAAAGACTTGTACACCCAGAGGGAACCTTCCTCAGTGATAACACCAGTGTTTACagctgctctggcctgcctagaGGGGGCACTGCAGGAGGGCAAATATCAAGGAGTGGCACTTGTTTACTTCCAGGGCCTTTGTCACAGCAGGGACATCCCAAAGGCCTTCAGAGGTGTCCCTCGGTACTGTTTACCACAGGATTTCAGGGGTTTAATACAGGAGCTTGGAGGGATGAGAAGACGGATAAAAACTGGTAAATTCCGGTGGCACTGCTGGCCCAGACTACTGTCTAAAGTAATGTCAATATGGCTGGCACGGCAGCTAGCCCAGAGACTACAAACACTGCTGCCTCAGACGCACAGAGAGAAAATGCAAAGGCTGCGTGTCACATAA